The following are from one region of the Stanieria sp. NIES-3757 genome:
- a CDS encoding Endopeptidase Clp, translated as MNSPIQAVQAPYRGDAYYRTPPPDLPSLLLKERIIYLGLPLVSPDEYKDQIGIDVTELIIAQLLFLQFDDPDKPIYMYINSTGTSWYGGESIGFETEAFAICDTMNYIKPPVHTICIGQAMGTAAMILASGTKGCRASLPHATIILHQARQGAQGQATDIQIRAKEVLHNKHMMMELFAKNTGQTVEKVSKDTDRMFYMTPEEAKNYGIIDKVLESSKQLPTPVSALT; from the coding sequence ATGAATTCACCAATTCAAGCAGTTCAAGCTCCCTATCGAGGAGATGCGTATTATCGAACTCCACCCCCAGATCTACCTTCTCTATTGCTTAAAGAACGGATTATTTATTTGGGATTGCCTTTAGTATCTCCTGACGAATACAAAGACCAAATTGGGATTGATGTGACTGAATTAATTATTGCTCAGTTACTTTTCCTCCAATTTGATGACCCTGACAAACCCATTTATATGTATATTAACTCTACGGGTACGTCTTGGTATGGTGGCGAATCGATTGGTTTTGAAACTGAAGCCTTTGCGATTTGCGATACGATGAATTACATTAAACCTCCAGTACATACTATTTGTATTGGTCAGGCAATGGGAACTGCTGCGATGATTCTTGCTTCAGGAACAAAAGGTTGTCGTGCTAGTTTACCTCACGCTACTATTATTCTTCATCAAGCTCGTCAAGGCGCTCAAGGTCAGGCTACAGACATTCAAATTCGCGCTAAAGAAGTGCTACACAATAAGCACATGATGATGGAATTGTTTGCTAAAAATACCGGTCAAACAGTCGAAAAAGTTAGCAAAGATACCGACCGTATGTTCTATATGACTCCTGAAGAAGCTAAGAATTACGGCATTATTGATAAGGTTTTAGAAAGCTCTAAACAATTACCTACTCCTGTTTCTGCACTCACTTAA
- a CDS encoding amino acid adenylation domain protein, translating to MFEVVKDMCIHQLVEAQVAKTPDATAVIFENQRLSYRELNEKANQLAHYLKDLGVKPETLVGICLERSLEMIIGLLAILKAGGAYVPLDPAYPSDRIAFMLEDSELPVLLTQQNLLEQLPQHSAQVICIDKDWEKIAHQSQENCNSKVYSNNLAYIIYTSGSTGKPKGVQIQHGSVVNLLLSMQQEPGINEKDTLLAITTFSFDLSVPDWYLPLIVGARIKLIRTEVSSEPKELAQALSQPDVTFVQATPATWRLILSAGWQGNKKLKMLCGGEALTRTLANQLLEKGESLWHMYGPTETTVWSMIHKVEWGTSPISLGYPIANTQIYLLEYPARRKNDPLKAVSKDLPGEIYIGGDGVARGYLNRPELNSERFVEDSFSQQPSKRLYRTGDLGRYLPDGTIEFLGRIDNQVKVRGYRIELGEIEEVLSQHPAVRETVVIAKEDVSESKSLVAYIVPKAENNDTQLSTLTTEFDIEQWIKVWNDTYSQSSDSCDPTFDFTGWNDSFTGSLMSGEEVHEWVDCTIERILSLHPQTVLEIGCGMGLLLFRLAPHCTHYSGIDLSAEAINHIEQRLSKENLDHVDVIAKPAHDLEEFEPKSFDTIIINSVIQYFPNINYLVQVLEKVVKLVKPGGRIFIGDVRSLPLLEAFHTGVQLAQVPDFLPCDQLKQRIQTRIAQDKELVIHPDFFHVLKHYLPQISQVETLLKRGHTQNELIRFRSDVILHVETKIETISEPLCFDWEQQQLSIPKIYQLLQENKLETLRITNILDARIITEVKGIEILVSNNKPETVEKLKHRIHELSQSTGIHPEQFWSLSEKFPYQVYITWTESYAVGKYDVILQPQSQAQQNILALPEQPLELKPWDAYANNPVRKKNTLIPKLRAFLKDKLPKYMIPSAFVVMESLPLTPNGKIDRRALPEPKKERPVLNEDYIAPSTPLEEQLAEIWSEILEIDQIGVQDNFFELGGHSLLATQMLAQAEEVIDVALPIFYLLKDPTIIGLIEGINFVHNSGSAFPIQQKDEIDWQAETTLDSTIQPEIPFTESTCEPEHIFLTGATGFLGAFLLDELLKETSANIYCLVRASNFEEGRQKIQANLERYLLWNHYHDLASRIIPVIGDLSQPLLGLTEEQFQTLASKLDLIYHAGAFVNLVYSYAYLKSINVLGTQEVLRLASLGKVTPVHYISTIDVLKPLTNFGQKVVKEYEQLDSGQDIKDGYSQSKWVAEQLIIAARSRGIPTCIYRPGMLSGHSQTGASHINDLMCRIIKGIIQLESAPDLNLWVNLIPIDYASKAIVHLSRQPKSLGQAFHIVNPKPLPWKKLIKQITDLGYNIQLLPHEDWQAKLINLSSDTDNALMPMRSLFTEKSDNQMTYLEIFLSTARAFDSYNTLTALNNTSIVCPFADTNLLKTYFSYFISSGFLSTTFGYAQEMKLAIEKTTSKAFVNKNERKHNTTNCHDEDIYLTNISVIAKQA from the coding sequence ATGTTTGAAGTAGTTAAAGATATGTGCATTCATCAGTTAGTAGAAGCTCAAGTTGCAAAAACTCCTGATGCTACAGCAGTTATCTTTGAAAATCAACGACTATCTTACCGAGAACTCAACGAAAAAGCTAATCAATTAGCACATTATCTGAAAGATTTAGGTGTTAAACCAGAAACTTTAGTTGGTATTTGTCTAGAGCGATCGCTTGAGATGATCATTGGACTTCTAGCCATTCTCAAAGCTGGTGGTGCTTATGTCCCTCTCGATCCTGCTTATCCAAGCGATCGTATAGCTTTTATGTTAGAAGATTCTGAACTACCAGTACTTTTAACTCAACAAAATTTACTAGAGCAACTACCGCAACATTCTGCTCAAGTTATTTGTATAGATAAAGACTGGGAAAAAATTGCTCATCAAAGTCAGGAAAATTGCAACAGTAAAGTATATTCAAATAATTTAGCTTATATTATCTATACTTCAGGCTCAACTGGCAAACCAAAAGGTGTCCAAATTCAACATGGTTCTGTTGTTAATCTATTGCTTTCAATGCAACAAGAGCCTGGAATTAATGAAAAAGATACACTTTTAGCAATTACAACATTTTCTTTTGATTTGTCGGTTCCAGATTGGTATTTACCTTTGATAGTAGGTGCGCGAATTAAGTTAATTAGGACAGAAGTTTCATCAGAACCAAAGGAACTTGCACAGGCTTTATCTCAACCAGATGTAACATTCGTACAAGCTACACCAGCTACTTGGAGACTAATTCTTTCAGCAGGATGGCAAGGTAATAAAAAGCTAAAAATGCTTTGTGGTGGGGAAGCATTGACAAGAACATTAGCCAATCAATTACTAGAAAAGGGTGAGTCTTTATGGCATATGTATGGACCAACTGAAACTACTGTTTGGTCTATGATTCATAAAGTGGAGTGGGGAACAAGTCCTATTTCATTAGGTTATCCTATCGCTAACACACAAATTTACTTACTAGAATATCCAGCACGTCGAAAAAATGATCCTTTAAAAGCAGTCTCTAAGGATTTACCAGGAGAAATATATATAGGTGGTGATGGGGTTGCGCGAGGTTATCTTAATCGTCCAGAATTAAACAGCGAAAGATTTGTTGAAGACTCTTTTAGTCAACAACCAAGTAAACGTCTATATCGAACTGGGGATTTAGGTCGATATTTACCAGATGGTACTATTGAATTTTTAGGACGAATTGATAATCAAGTCAAAGTTCGTGGTTATCGTATTGAATTGGGAGAAATTGAAGAAGTTCTTAGTCAACATCCAGCGGTTCGAGAAACTGTAGTAATTGCCAAAGAAGATGTGTCTGAAAGCAAAAGCTTAGTTGCTTACATTGTGCCGAAAGCTGAAAACAACGATACACAATTATCTACATTAACAACTGAATTTGATATTGAACAATGGATAAAAGTATGGAATGACACTTACAGTCAGTCTTCCGATAGTTGCGATCCTACATTTGATTTCACTGGTTGGAATGATAGTTTTACAGGTTCGCTCATGTCAGGCGAAGAAGTTCATGAATGGGTTGATTGTACTATTGAGAGAATTCTCTCTTTGCATCCTCAAACAGTATTAGAAATTGGTTGTGGTATGGGGCTACTGTTATTTCGTCTTGCACCTCACTGCACCCATTATTCTGGTATAGATTTATCCGCCGAAGCTATTAATCATATTGAGCAAAGATTAAGCAAAGAAAATCTCGATCATGTTGATGTAATAGCTAAACCAGCCCATGATCTAGAAGAATTTGAACCAAAATCTTTTGATACTATTATTATTAACTCGGTTATTCAGTACTTCCCAAACATCAATTATTTAGTTCAAGTTTTAGAAAAGGTTGTTAAATTGGTCAAACCAGGAGGTCGAATTTTTATCGGTGACGTTCGTAGCTTACCCCTCCTAGAAGCTTTTCATACCGGAGTTCAACTTGCTCAAGTTCCTGATTTTCTTCCTTGTGACCAACTCAAACAACGTATCCAGACAAGAATCGCTCAAGATAAAGAACTTGTTATTCATCCTGACTTTTTCCATGTTTTAAAACATTATCTTCCTCAAATTAGTCAGGTTGAAACTTTACTGAAGCGTGGTCATACTCAAAACGAATTAATTAGATTTCGTTCTGATGTAATATTGCACGTTGAAACTAAAATAGAAACAATTAGTGAACCTTTATGTTTTGATTGGGAACAACAACAGCTATCAATTCCCAAAATTTATCAATTGCTACAAGAAAATAAGCTAGAAACTCTCAGAATTACCAATATCCTTGATGCAAGAATTATTACTGAGGTCAAAGGAATAGAAATACTGGTTAGTAATAACAAACCAGAAACCGTAGAAAAACTAAAACACCGCATCCACGAATTGTCTCAATCAACGGGAATTCATCCCGAACAATTTTGGAGTTTGTCGGAAAAGTTTCCTTATCAAGTTTATATTACTTGGACAGAATCATACGCAGTTGGAAAATACGATGTAATCTTGCAACCTCAATCACAAGCTCAACAAAATATTTTAGCTCTACCAGAACAACCATTAGAGTTAAAACCTTGGGATGCTTACGCAAATAATCCTGTTCGGAAAAAAAATACTTTAATTCCAAAACTCCGAGCATTTTTGAAGGATAAGTTACCTAAGTATATGATTCCTTCTGCATTTGTAGTGATGGAAAGTTTACCCTTAACACCTAATGGAAAAATTGACCGTCGCGCCTTACCAGAACCCAAAAAAGAACGACCAGTTTTGAATGAAGACTATATTGCTCCCTCAACTCCTTTAGAAGAACAGCTTGCTGAAATTTGGTCTGAGATTTTAGAAATTGACCAAATTGGCGTTCAAGACAACTTTTTTGAACTGGGAGGACATTCTCTTTTAGCTACTCAAATGCTGGCTCAAGCAGAAGAAGTAATTGATGTTGCCTTACCTATTTTTTATTTGCTAAAAGATCCAACTATTATTGGACTAATCGAAGGAATAAATTTTGTTCACAATTCTGGTTCTGCTTTTCCCATTCAACAAAAAGATGAGATTGATTGGCAAGCTGAAACTACGTTAGACTCAACAATTCAACCCGAAATACCTTTTACTGAATCTACTTGTGAACCAGAACATATCTTTTTGACTGGGGCAACTGGTTTCCTTGGTGCTTTCTTACTAGATGAACTTCTTAAAGAAACTTCAGCTAATATTTACTGTTTAGTGCGTGCCTCAAATTTTGAGGAAGGAAGACAAAAAATCCAAGCTAATCTAGAACGTTATTTACTTTGGAATCATTATCATGATCTAGCTTCGAGAATTATCCCTGTTATTGGAGATTTATCGCAACCTCTTTTAGGATTAACTGAAGAACAATTTCAAACATTGGCTAGTAAACTCGATCTAATTTATCATGCTGGTGCGTTTGTCAATTTAGTCTATTCCTATGCTTACCTAAAATCCATTAATGTACTGGGAACTCAAGAAGTTTTACGATTAGCTAGTCTAGGCAAAGTTACTCCTGTTCATTACATTTCTACAATCGATGTACTTAAACCTCTGACTAATTTTGGTCAGAAAGTAGTTAAAGAATATGAACAGCTTGATTCTGGGCAAGATATAAAAGACGGCTATAGTCAATCTAAATGGGTTGCAGAACAACTTATTATTGCTGCTCGTTCTAGAGGAATACCCACTTGTATTTACAGACCTGGAATGTTGAGTGGTCATAGTCAAACTGGTGCATCCCATATCAATGATTTGATGTGCAGAATTATTAAAGGAATTATTCAGCTAGAGTCTGCCCCCGATTTAAATCTCTGGGTTAATCTCATTCCAATAGATTACGCTAGCAAAGCAATTGTTCACTTGTCGAGACAGCCAAAATCTCTGGGTCAAGCTTTTCATATTGTTAATCCTAAGCCTTTGCCTTGGAAAAAACTAATTAAGCAAATCACAGATTTGGGTTACAACATTCAACTACTTCCTCATGAAGATTGGCAAGCTAAACTAATCAATTTAAGTAGCGATACAGATAATGCCCTTATGCCAATGCGATCGCTTTTTACGGAAAAGTCTGACAATCAGATGACTTATCTAGAAATCTTCCTTTCAACAGCAAGAGCTTTTGACAGCTATAACACTCTCACTGCACTTAATAATACTTCTATTGTTTGTCCATTTGCTGATACTAATCTTTTAAAAACTTATTTTTCATACTTTATAAGTAGTGGTTTTTTATCAACTACTTTTGGATACGCTCAAGAAATGAAATTAGCAATTGAAAAAACTACCTCCAAAGCTTTTGTAAACAAGAATGAGCGTAAACATAACACAACTAATTGTCACGATGAAGATATTTACTTAACTAATATATCTGTGATTGCTAAACAAGCTTAA
- a CDS encoding aspartate 1-decarboxylase: MATIRLMHAKLHRVRVTEANVNYVGSITIDQDLMDKVGILPLEEVDVINLNNGKRWSTYAIPGKADTGEICPNGGAALLCQPGDILIIIAYEERDREEVMRDGHQAKVLVANEQNRCQEFIYQSLNPEENHLTFYSSSAKS, translated from the coding sequence ATGGCAACAATCAGATTAATGCACGCTAAACTTCATCGTGTGAGGGTAACCGAAGCAAATGTCAATTATGTTGGAAGTATTACTATTGACCAAGATTTGATGGACAAAGTAGGCATTTTACCTTTAGAAGAAGTTGATGTAATTAATCTCAATAATGGCAAACGTTGGTCTACTTATGCCATCCCTGGTAAAGCCGATACAGGGGAAATTTGCCCAAATGGTGGCGCAGCTTTATTATGTCAACCAGGAGATATTCTAATTATTATTGCTTATGAAGAACGCGATCGCGAAGAAGTGATGCGAGACGGACATCAAGCAAAAGTATTAGTTGCCAATGAACAAAATCGTTGTCAAGAGTTTATTTATCAAAGCCTTAATCCCGAAGAAAATCACTTAACATTTTATTCTTCTTCAGCAAAATCTTAA
- a CDS encoding porin type major outer membrane protein, which yields MKINQFVTVQNVKNQKRWQLQSTTILFLGTVLLLFQGGNASAIEIQNKNQSQITKSVTTHENVLQQIDRYNQNQSVSQVSNVSQLRDVSPSDWAYEALRSLVERYGCIVGYPNQTFRGDRALSRYEFAAGLNACLNQMERLIAASEAVTREDLDKLQRLTEEFQSELTTLNGRVDQLEQRTAFLEDHQFSTTTKLSGEVIFSLASIFTGDDANGNEVDRIPVLGDRARLAFNTSFTGEDLLLTFFSTGNFPFFSDVTNTFEGQIGFSEDVDNDFRLITASYYFPLGDRTQVVVEGLGGFAYDFADTINPLDSYNDSGSGAISYFGNRNPIYNQVAGAGIGTRTNLGDNFEVSLGYLAGAASDPLEGSGLLNGPYSALGQVVFKPSDSFKLGLTYVHAYNASDTFAGSNLANFRTFTETEFGEAVPTVSNSYGVQASWQLSDRFILSGWGGYTNTLTLSTLNGTIDRGNLDIWNWAVTLAFPDLGKQGNLGGVVVGMEPKVTDSSVQLVGLDNTDRDTSLHVEAFYQYQLTDNIAITPGVIWITAPNHNQDNDDLVIGTLRSTFTF from the coding sequence ATGAAAATCAACCAGTTTGTTACAGTTCAGAATGTCAAAAATCAGAAACGATGGCAATTACAATCAACTACCATTCTCTTTTTGGGAACAGTTTTACTTCTATTCCAAGGAGGAAATGCTAGTGCCATTGAAATTCAAAATAAGAATCAATCTCAGATAACCAAATCGGTAACCACTCATGAAAATGTACTCCAACAAATAGATCGCTACAATCAAAATCAATCCGTCTCACAGGTAAGTAACGTCTCTCAATTAAGAGATGTTTCTCCTAGCGATTGGGCTTATGAAGCGTTACGCTCTTTAGTAGAACGCTATGGTTGTATTGTTGGTTATCCTAATCAAACTTTTCGTGGCGATCGCGCTCTTTCTCGTTATGAATTTGCTGCTGGTTTAAATGCTTGTTTAAACCAAATGGAAAGATTAATTGCTGCTTCCGAAGCGGTAACACGAGAAGATTTGGATAAGCTGCAAAGACTTACAGAAGAATTTCAAAGCGAATTAACCACTCTCAACGGTAGAGTAGATCAATTAGAACAACGTACCGCTTTTTTAGAAGATCATCAGTTTTCGACCACTACTAAATTATCTGGAGAAGTAATTTTTAGTTTAGCGAGTATCTTTACTGGTGATGATGCCAATGGTAATGAAGTAGATCGCATTCCCGTCTTAGGAGATCGCGCTCGGTTAGCATTTAATACTAGCTTTACAGGTGAAGATTTACTACTGACTTTCTTCTCAACTGGTAATTTTCCTTTCTTTAGCGATGTTACTAATACTTTTGAAGGACAAATCGGTTTTAGCGAAGATGTCGACAACGATTTTAGATTAATTACTGCATCCTATTATTTTCCTCTTGGCGATCGCACCCAAGTTGTAGTTGAGGGTTTGGGTGGTTTTGCATATGATTTTGCTGATACGATCAATCCTCTAGATAGTTACAACGATAGCGGTAGCGGAGCAATCTCTTACTTTGGCAATCGTAACCCGATTTATAATCAAGTTGCTGGTGCAGGTATCGGTACTAGAACTAATTTAGGAGATAACTTTGAAGTTAGTTTAGGTTATTTAGCTGGTGCAGCTAGCGATCCGTTAGAAGGAAGCGGTTTGTTAAATGGGCCCTATTCGGCTTTAGGACAAGTAGTGTTCAAGCCTAGTGATAGTTTCAAGTTAGGTTTAACCTATGTTCATGCTTATAATGCTAGCGATACTTTTGCAGGTAGCAATTTAGCTAATTTCCGTACTTTTACCGAAACAGAATTTGGGGAAGCAGTACCTACTGTTAGTAATTCCTATGGTGTACAGGCTTCTTGGCAACTCAGCGATCGCTTTATTCTTAGCGGTTGGGGTGGTTATACCAATACTCTTACTCTTTCAACTCTCAACGGTACCATTGACCGTGGTAATCTTGATATTTGGAACTGGGCTGTTACTCTAGCTTTCCCCGATCTTGGTAAACAAGGTAATTTGGGCGGTGTTGTGGTTGGCATGGAACCCAAAGTAACTGATTCTAGTGTTCAATTAGTAGGACTTGATAATACAGATCGAGATACTTCTCTACACGTAGAAGCTTTCTATCAATATCAACTTACAGATAATATTGCGATTACTCCTGGAGTCATTTGGATTACAGCACCGAATCATAATCAAGACAATGACGATCTCGTAATCGGTACACTTCGTTCTACTTTTACGTTCTAG
- a CDS encoding D-tyrosyl-tRNA(Tyr) deacylase, giving the protein MRVVIQRVKSSSVIVDGEIVGKIGKGLNLLVGIAPSDTDAELDWMARKCLELRLFPGNSNSSKWEKSVVDIDGELLVISQFTLYGDCRKGRRPSFSNSASPDLAEKLYEQFINKLKQSGLNVATGKFGAMMQVRIENDGPVTLWLERENSN; this is encoded by the coding sequence ATGCGGGTTGTCATTCAGCGAGTTAAATCATCTTCCGTAATTGTGGATGGAGAAATAGTTGGCAAAATTGGCAAAGGATTAAATCTACTAGTAGGAATTGCCCCTAGCGATACGGACGCAGAACTAGATTGGATGGCACGTAAATGTTTAGAGTTAAGGTTATTCCCAGGAAATTCTAATAGTAGCAAGTGGGAAAAATCTGTAGTAGATATTGATGGCGAACTATTAGTAATTAGTCAGTTTACTCTTTATGGAGATTGTCGCAAAGGTCGTCGTCCTTCTTTTAGTAATTCTGCATCACCTGATTTAGCAGAAAAATTATACGAACAATTTATTAACAAATTAAAACAAAGTGGTTTAAACGTAGCCACTGGAAAATTTGGTGCAATGATGCAAGTTAGGATTGAAAATGACGGCCCTGTTACTTTATGGTTAGAAAGAGAAAATAGTAATTAA
- a CDS encoding tetratricopeptide repeat protein: MKNRLWFASVWLFGYSLIFPSQLLATEFNTLASTKQSSWLAFNQIHSVVDNVNKLTERNTCELDDEPIKVNNYQLWINRGINLQQFKKYRESILCFDRALLIEPNLASAWLRRGISFSYLKKYQSAALAYERALKLNPDDYISWYNQASALKKLGKFKLALTAYEQVIKIKPEDYLAWYDRGKTLEKIGKYEQAIASYQQALIIEPDYYLAWYSQGNLLTRLKRYQAAIIAYQKVVKIKPDYYLAWYNQGNLFLTLKQYQQAIAAYHQALIINPKYEQAWNNRGAAFEGLKQTNQALESYNQALRVNPNYQTPLNNRHRLLSQRK; encoded by the coding sequence ATGAAAAATAGACTCTGGTTCGCTTCGGTTTGGTTATTTGGTTATAGCTTAATTTTTCCCAGTCAACTATTAGCAACTGAATTTAATACTTTAGCTTCAACAAAACAATCCTCTTGGTTAGCTTTTAATCAGATACATAGTGTTGTTGATAATGTTAATAAATTAACAGAAAGAAACACTTGTGAATTAGATGATGAGCCAATTAAAGTTAATAACTACCAACTTTGGATTAATCGAGGTATTAATCTCCAACAATTCAAGAAGTATCGCGAATCAATTTTATGTTTTGATCGCGCTTTATTAATTGAACCAAATTTAGCTTCAGCTTGGTTACGTCGCGGAATTTCTTTTAGTTACCTTAAAAAATATCAATCAGCAGCTTTGGCTTATGAACGAGCATTAAAATTGAATCCTGATGATTATATTAGTTGGTATAATCAGGCAAGTGCGTTGAAAAAATTAGGTAAATTTAAATTAGCATTAACAGCTTACGAACAGGTAATTAAAATTAAACCAGAAGACTATTTAGCTTGGTATGATCGCGGTAAAACTCTCGAAAAAATAGGTAAATATGAACAAGCAATCGCGTCTTATCAACAAGCTTTAATCATTGAACCTGATTACTATTTAGCCTGGTATAGTCAAGGTAATTTACTTACTCGACTTAAACGTTATCAAGCAGCAATTATTGCTTATCAAAAAGTAGTAAAAATTAAACCTGATTACTATTTAGCCTGGTACAATCAAGGCAATCTTTTTCTGACTTTAAAACAATATCAACAAGCGATCGCAGCTTATCATCAAGCTCTTATTATTAATCCAAAATATGAACAAGCATGGAACAATCGTGGTGCTGCTTTTGAAGGGTTAAAACAAACTAATCAAGCCTTAGAATCTTATAATCAAGCCTTACGAGTTAATCCCAATTATCAAACACCTTTAAATAACCGTCATCGTTTATTAAGTCAGAGAAAATAA
- the clpP_1 gene encoding Clp protease translates to MPIGIPKVPYQMPGQPYSDWISIYDRLYRERIIFLGRGINDGIANQIVAIMLYLDSDDPGKPIYLYINSPGGSVTAGLAIYDTMKHIKSDVVTICVGLAASMGAFLLAGGTKGKRLALPHSRIMIHQPLGGIQGRRQATDIEIEAKEILRIRDQLNQMMADNTGQPLAKIEKDTDRDYFMSAEEAKEYGIIDKVIEDKD, encoded by the coding sequence ATGCCCATTGGTATTCCTAAAGTTCCCTATCAAATGCCCGGTCAGCCTTATAGCGACTGGATTAGTATTTATGACCGTCTTTACCGCGAACGGATTATTTTTCTGGGACGAGGTATTAATGATGGTATCGCTAATCAAATTGTTGCCATCATGCTTTATCTTGATTCAGACGATCCTGGTAAACCAATTTATCTCTACATTAACTCTCCTGGTGGCTCAGTTACAGCAGGTTTGGCAATTTACGACACCATGAAACATATTAAGTCGGATGTCGTGACCATCTGTGTTGGTTTAGCTGCTTCAATGGGAGCATTTTTACTAGCAGGAGGAACTAAAGGAAAACGTCTAGCTTTACCTCATTCTCGAATTATGATCCACCAACCGCTTGGTGGTATTCAAGGTCGTCGACAAGCTACAGATATCGAAATTGAAGCTAAAGAAATCTTACGCATCCGCGACCAACTTAATCAAATGATGGCAGATAATACAGGACAGCCTCTTGCCAAGATTGAGAAAGATACTGACCGCGATTATTTTATGTCTGCTGAGGAAGCAAAAGAATACGGCATCATCGATAAGGTGATTGAAGACAAAGATTAA
- a CDS encoding putative oxidoreductase: MKRLENKVAVITGAASGIGAATAKLFTQEGAKVVIADIRATEAEQTAASIREAGGDAIAIPTDISNAGQVQALFEKTIDIYGYLNILHCNAGVLMIGSADTPSDEHWYKTLAVNLTGTYLCVKYGIPQLQQNQNSTIIITSSVSGLMGEPDLMAYDTAKGGLVNLTRQLAVEYAKYGIRVNSVCPGWIDTPFNDPIYELTPLDESSLGEVIPLARQGTPAEIAHTVLFLASEEASYITGHNLVVDGGLTAKL, encoded by the coding sequence ATGAAAAGATTAGAAAATAAAGTAGCAGTAATTACAGGTGCAGCTTCAGGAATAGGCGCAGCCACAGCAAAACTATTTACTCAAGAAGGAGCTAAAGTTGTTATTGCTGATATTCGAGCAACAGAAGCCGAACAAACCGCAGCTAGCATCCGTGAAGCTGGTGGAGACGCGATCGCAATTCCTACAGATATTTCTAATGCAGGGCAAGTACAAGCACTGTTTGAGAAAACCATTGATATCTACGGTTATCTAAATATTTTGCATTGTAATGCTGGTGTCTTAATGATAGGTTCTGCTGACACCCCATCCGATGAACATTGGTACAAAACTCTTGCCGTCAATCTTACTGGAACTTATCTCTGCGTTAAATATGGTATTCCTCAATTACAGCAAAATCAAAATAGTACCATAATTATTACTTCTTCTGTGTCTGGATTGATGGGTGAGCCAGATTTGATGGCTTATGACACAGCTAAAGGAGGATTGGTGAATTTGACTAGACAATTAGCTGTTGAGTATGCCAAATATGGGATTCGAGTCAATAGCGTTTGTCCTGGTTGGATCGATACTCCTTTCAACGATCCTATTTATGAATTAACCCCATTAGATGAATCTTCCTTAGGAGAAGTTATTCCTCTAGCACGTCAAGGTACTCCAGCAGAAATCGCTCATACAGTTTTGTTTCTTGCTTCTGAAGAAGCTTCTTATATTACAGGACATAATCTTGTTGTTGATGGCGGTCTAACAGCGAAGCTTTAA